CCACGGTGCCGCCGGGCCGGATGAGGCTGACGGAGGCGTCGAAGGTCGCCGGGACGCCGACGGCCTCGATGGCGGTGTCCACGCCGAGCCCGTCGGTCATGCCCATGACCTTCTCGTGCCAGCCGGGGCTGCCGTTGTTGACGGCGTCCGTCGCACCGAACTGCTTGGCGAGCTCGAGGCGGTTGTCGTCGAGGTCGAGCGCGATGACGCGGGAGGCTCCGTAGAGACCCACGGTCATGATGGCCGCCAGCCCCACCGGTCCCGCACCGATGACGGCAACGACGTCACCCGGCTCGACGCGCCCGTTGCGCACACCGATCTCGAAGGCGGTGGGCAGGATGTCGGACAGGCAGAGTCCCGCCTCGTCGCTCACCCCCTCGGGCAGCTTGTGCAGCGAGTTCTCCCCGAACGGCGTGCGGACGTACTCGGCCTGGGTGCCGTCGATGAGGTGGCCGAGGATCCAGCCCACGCCAGGCGCGCCCTCGGGGTTGAGGCAGTGGGCGGGCAGCCGCTCCTGGCAGTACGAGCACGAGCCGCAGCTGGAGATGCAGGAGATGATCACCCGGTCGCCCACCGCGAGCCGACTCACCGCCGAGCCGACCTCGACCACCGTGCCGACGCCCTCGTGGCCGAGGATCCGCCCTTCGGTCACCGCCGGGACGTCCCCCTTGAGGATGTGCAGGTCGGTGCCGCAGATCGTGGTGGTGTCGACCTGGACGATGACGTCGGTGGCCGAGCGGATCGTCGGGTCTGGCACCTCCTCCCACGCCTTCTTGCCCGGACCGTGGTAGACCAGCGCCTTCATGACTTCTCCTCCGTCGCGCATCGGACACGGGCCCGCGCCCACTTGTGACGCTAGTCACGCGGGGGTGTTCTCGCCATGCCAGACGGCCGGTCGGGAAAAGCCAGCGCGGCCTCGACCGTCCGTCGCTAGCGTCGGTGCATGAACGCCTCGTTCGTCGTCACAGGGGCCAGCGGCGGTGTGGGCAGCGCGATCGCCGAGCACCTCGCGACGATCGGCCACGTCGTCAACCTCGACCCGGCACCGGGCACGAGCACCAGCCCTCGGGTGCACAGCCTCGGCGCGGACGCGGCCGACCCCGCGGCGGCGGCCGCGGCGGCCGAGCTCGCCGAGCAGCACGGGCCGCTCACCGGCTGGGTGAACAATGCCGCCGTCTTCCGCGACGCCGCCCTCGACACGGCGAGCGCCAAGGAGGTGGCAGCCCTCATCGCCCTCAACCTCGACCTCGCGGTGGTCGGCTGCCACGCCGCCGTGCGCCATTTCCGCTCCCACTCCCGGCCCGGCGCGATCGTCAACGTCTCCTCCCACCAGGCGCAGCGCCCGGTGCGCGGTGCGCTCCCCTACGCCACCGCGAAGGCGGCCGTCGAGGGCCTGACCCGAGCGGCGGCCGTCGACCACGGCCCGCAGGGGATCCGGGTCAACGCCGTCGCGCTCGGGTCGATAACCACCGCCCGCTCCGCCGCCTACGCCGCCGTGCACCCCGAGGCGCAGCGGCTGCTGGCCGAGCTGCACCCGCTCGGGCACGCGGGTGCGCCGCGCGACGTGGCCCACGCCGTCGCCTTCCTGCTCACGGCCGAGTTCGTCACCGGCACGGTCCTGCCGGTCGACGGCGGACGCGCCGCGCTCGGCCTGGACCCGGAGAGTCGGTAGACGCTAGACCATCATCGTGGCCTCGTCAGCGCCCGTTTCCTCGGTCACGTGGGGCACCCGCTCCGTCTCGCGGCCCTTGCGGTGGAGGGCGGCGCGGATGACGAGCGACAGGACGAAGGCGACCGCGCCGGCGATGACGGTGACCCGGTAGGCACCGGTGTGCCCGGCGACGTCGGCGAGGCGGCCCGCGGTGCTCGAGCCGAGCGCGTACCCGAGCGACGTCGCCGCCGCGAGGACCATCATCGCCGCGCCGAGCCGGCCCGGGTCGGCCACCCGCTCGCAGGCGGAGAACAGCGTGATCATGTAGGGCGCGACCGCCAGGCCGAGGACGACGAGCACGACGGCGAGCGCCCCGAGGCTGTCGACGGCGAGCAGCGGCAGGGTGAGCAGCGCGATCGCGCCGGCGAACACGGACAGCCGGTCGGCGAGCCGGAAGCGCTCGGGCAGGACGACGATCGCGAGGCCCGCGACGACGCTGCCGACGCCGAGGACAGCATGGAGCAGGCCGGCAAGTCCCGGCTCACCCGCCGCGGTGGCCAGCGCCGTCGTCCCGGACTGGACCGAGCCGAAGATCGTGCCGACGATGAGCTGCCCGGCCCCGAGCGCGAGGATGAGCGGGCCGATGCGCGCTCCGCGGGCGCCCGGCGCACCGCGGTGCCCGCGGACGAGCTCAACGGTGGGGTGGAGGGCGAACAGCGTGGCGAAGACGGCGAGCAGCACGGCCGCGAGGATGAGGGCACCCGAGGGAGAG
Above is a genomic segment from Georgenia wutianyii containing:
- a CDS encoding zinc-dependent alcohol dehydrogenase family protein, yielding MKALVYHGPGKKAWEEVPDPTIRSATDVIVQVDTTTICGTDLHILKGDVPAVTEGRILGHEGVGTVVEVGSAVSRLAVGDRVIISCISSCGSCSYCQERLPAHCLNPEGAPGVGWILGHLIDGTQAEYVRTPFGENSLHKLPEGVSDEAGLCLSDILPTAFEIGVRNGRVEPGDVVAVIGAGPVGLAAIMTVGLYGASRVIALDLDDNRLELAKQFGATDAVNNGSPGWHEKVMGMTDGLGVDTAIEAVGVPATFDASVSLIRPGGTVANVGVHGAPVELPLQDLWIKDVAITTGLVSATTTAMLLKLVAQGKLTPEQFITHRFPMNDFMDAYDTFGRAAETRAMKLAISR
- a CDS encoding SDR family NAD(P)-dependent oxidoreductase, whose amino-acid sequence is MNASFVVTGASGGVGSAIAEHLATIGHVVNLDPAPGTSTSPRVHSLGADAADPAAAAAAAELAEQHGPLTGWVNNAAVFRDAALDTASAKEVAALIALNLDLAVVGCHAAVRHFRSHSRPGAIVNVSSHQAQRPVRGALPYATAKAAVEGLTRAAAVDHGPQGIRVNAVALGSITTARSAAYAAVHPEAQRLLAELHPLGHAGAPRDVAHAVAFLLTAEFVTGTVLPVDGGRAALGLDPESR
- a CDS encoding MFS transporter — translated: MSVLSSYRRLFALTGPLYIVIAFLARLPLAMAQMGTLLLVAGVSGSFGSGGAAAGAFAVVNAIASPVAGALTDRVGQRPVLLVQSVGGSLSLIALVVLAGQEAPWEVLAVLAGVAGLFLPQVGTLARVRWRELAGRRGGERFKLLSTAFSYEGAADEASFVLGPALVGTLAALVSPSGALILAAVLLAVFATLFALHPTVELVRGHRGAPGARGARIGPLILALGAGQLIVGTIFGSVQSGTTALATAAGEPGLAGLLHAVLGVGSVVAGLAIVVLPERFRLADRLSVFAGAIALLTLPLLAVDSLGALAVVLVVLGLAVAPYMITLFSACERVADPGRLGAAMMVLAAATSLGYALGSSTAGRLADVAGHTGAYRVTVIAGAVAFVLSLVIRAALHRKGRETERVPHVTEETGADEATMMV